The segment AATCTATACACTTTTGAGGTTGCCATGGAAGCTAGAAACTTTGAGAGTGTTGGTTATTCTGTTTCTATACTCTTGTTCAGTACTTCGTGGATGAATATGCCTACAACTGCTTATCGACAGAATCGACTCTGGACTGGATTTGCAAAACCTGATCCCAAGTGAACGTATCTCCAAGTTCATCAGAGTCAAAGATGCTTTTGATCTGAAGAAACGCATACAAGAGGTAAAAACAAAACCATTTCTTGCTATGGCGCATTCTGGTTAATAGTAGTACAAATTGGAATGAAAACTTCTGATGAAGGCATGTTGTGTGGCAGGCCAAAAGGAGTGGTAGCTCTGGGTTTTGAAAACACCTTTAGACAATCAATCTGCATGATCCTTTTAGATTCTCTAGTATTTTGAGTTGCTGTAATAATGATAGTGAGATGTATGACTTGAAGTGTATAAGTTATTCATTATCTTCCACTTTTGAATAAACCATTTGTGTTTAGAACATTGATTTTGTAAACCATTGGGCTatgctaagttttttttttcattgagtGAAGAGAAAAGAAAGTTGTATTtagaacacacacacacacacaacaacaacaactaacATTATACAGAAATGCAATACAGGAAAAAAGCCATCTAATCGAGATCAAGGAACTCCATTCTTTTCCGCATCAAACCCTTCAGTAGCATTTCTTCTTTCTCTGCTTTCTGAGCCTAATTTACACAGAAGAATGTAATTTGAGGAGTCGTAGAATCTAAAAACCACCAAACAAACATTGACGCAAGAGATATTGCACTAACCCTTTTGATCTCTGCTTCTGAGACTTGGACCATTTGAGCAGGAAGCTCTTCCTTTTCAACGTCCTAAGAgccccccaaaaaaaaactgattcagTTGTCATTTAAAATGCAAGAGAAACtggtttgtttatttgtttatagaaaAAGCTTTTACCAGTTCACCAATCAAGACAACATTCTCTCCACGGATTATGTAAAGACCTAAGGGAATATCACAGTAGAGATCACCCACGATGACTCTTTCATAAGCTTCTTCTATAACAGCATTTGCTTcacaaataacaaaaacatCTTCAGAGAATATTTCGACTTTCAGTAAACAACagagaaataaaaacaacaaaggtACCAAATTGATCAAAGGACCGAAGTAGACCCATCAGTTTCCGACCATCACGAAGCAAGACAAGAAGCTTCTCTACAAAAAAGACATTAGAAtcaacattttcttgttttatacgATGATATCATCGGTAAAggtagagagatagagagatagagagagttaCTGTCTAAGTAGGCGGCGAGAGAAGTGGAGAAGAAGATATCATCAGGAGCAGCCCAAGACATTGAAACTCTCTGCAACTCAACTCTTCTTCTATCTCTTTTTGCCTTTTTGACTTTTCAGTTTGCCTTTTAGATCTTGTTTGATCAAAAATACTTATAATACATACCCAAAACTACATAACTATTACAAACTGACCCATTTGTTTTTACTTGTGCATCTTGGGGTTCCTTCAAATTATACGAATTGAACATTAAAAACTCTAAATTAACAAAtaagataaattaataaaattttccaATCTTAAGTTGAATTAGTGTAAAGTATAATATAATTCAAAAGataccaaaataataatatttacaaaattcttagataaatatatagtcccacaaaaattataaattaataaataataataattaatagatataaattttaaataaatatatatatatataaaacatttttttttatttttattcaaaataaatttcatctctatttctatttttcattttgttaaactatatattaaagGTGAATGTGTATTCTACAATATGTAttcaacatatataaaatataacaaataatataataaaaatagataaagtttaaatttataaaatttaaccaAGTACATAATATcgtaaatgaaatatttttttatttcaataaaaatattaaaaattaatatctaaataaaaaaaattcgattaataactctataaattaacaaATTGTAGTCACAAATATTCTTAATTTAAATCTTTATACTGTAACTAAATTTACATTTCAGTTTCATGAACAGATTAACACTCATAACTCAAATTGCAGTCACTCAATTTTCTAAACAATTTTCACACAAATTCTGCAGAGGCTCAATtggggaaaactgtttttttagagcaaaaaaatagtaactatgtccctttagactaatctatattttgtgtcatattttcctataataccctttaatatttatgaaaataattttaataaatagttttacaaacaaaaaaaatttggaaaaatagtaacatttgttaaaatacatatatgaacttaatggtatattttccagttataaaaaagttataattataaatttcagattatgttctaaaaaaagtagaaatgacattctacgaagtagaaaacgaaatctacttttttcattgaatctacaatatttagaatacgtgatctacgtaaataggagtattctacaaatatgtagaatacacattccgcgcttaacctagCATTCTACAAttcttagaaatcaaaatctacacattaatctaattctaaaacatgtagaaaccgacttctacagatttactataaatctaaaacatgtagaaatcaaattctaaacattactataattctaaaaaactgtagaaattgatttctacatattagttgtattctacggataagaaatcagttcctaaaaatatggaaacaaaatatttgagaatattcacttttattttttaaaaaaaaatcgatttttaaaaaaaaaaaaaaaaaaacgaaaaagaacaaaaaaaaaacgacaaaAAATACCTTGGCAACCTTCTTAGCCGTCTTCTATATTCCATTGAttgttcacaaaattttcacaaaattttcacattatTTCTACCATGATTCATGTCTATGCTTCATGTGGTGTTTGGGAATTGGTTGTATCTTCAGGTTGGAGTTTTAATGTTGATAAAAAGAAAGGGGGAAGGTTACTTGCTTTGGAATTGAAGTCTTCTCTGGAAGAGTTACAGAAAATTGTTATAGAGGATTTTGGTTTTGAAGAAACAGATGCTGATTTGGAGTTGAGTTACCTTCCTATTGGATTGATCAATTCATCAAATTGTCCACCAGTGATCATTGGAAACTCAAGGCAAGTTCAAAATTTTCTAGGGTTTTGTAAGAAGCATCAGTCAACTCAATTGTGTGTCAGCTATAAAGCAAAGCAAGGAAATCCAAATAAGATCGACATTGATCTTAATAAGATGCCAACTGATGCAAGCACTAGTGAAGAGAACAAGCGAAATCCTTGTGACATTGGGACCGCTTCAAATACTGTTAAGGGGGCTAAGCAtaacgagaagaagaaagggaagATGAAGCAAAGTGAAGTTGATGGAGATGATTATGATGCTGACAAGCAtaacgagaagaagaaaggaaaaatgAAGCAAGACGAGGTTgaaagagatgatgatgatgctgagaagatcaatgctgaaaaagaaaacagagaaaaattggCAAAGAGTCAGGTGGTCGAATTGGTTAAGACGGGagatcttttcctcaacaaaacAGTTTTGAAAGCGAGGTTTGAGTTATGTGCAATGAAGCATAACTTTCACTACACAGTTACCAACTCCAATAAATCAGTTTGGTGTATTAGATGCGCTGATAAGGTGTGCTTTTGGGGTGCTCGAGCTGAGTGTTTGAAGGGCtccacatattttattattaagaagTATGTCGGTGTACATTCCTGCGCACCTTCAAACAAAACCAGTGCCGGAAGGACAGCTTCAGCGAAAACGATAGGCAATCTGATAATGCATAAATATGAAGGTATCAAGGAAGGGCCTAAAGCGAAAGATATTGTTCAGATTATGCGCAATGATTATGGATGTGAGATCTCTGAATCTTTAGCATGGGATTCCCGTGAATATGCAGTCAACGCTGTTAGAGGTATTCCAGAGGAAAGTTATGggaaaataccaaaatatttgCACATGCTGCGAGAGGCCAATCCGGGTACACATTC is part of the Brassica rapa cultivar Chiifu-401-42 chromosome A09, CAAS_Brap_v3.01, whole genome shotgun sequence genome and harbors:
- the LOC103842663 gene encoding sm-like protein LSM1A, with product MSWAAPDDIFFSTSLAAYLDKKLLVLLRDGRKLMGLLRSFDQFANAVIEEAYERVIVGDLYCDIPLGLYIIRGENVVLIGELDVEKEELPAQMVQVSEAEIKRAQKAEKEEMLLKGLMRKRMEFLDLD